From Skermanella sp. TT6, a single genomic window includes:
- a CDS encoding ABC transporter substrate-binding protein has protein sequence MPSPLRLPPLAAAVLAAGLLLGAVPAAAQAPTSPTSGWDATLAAARGKTVFWNAWAGDPRINDYIGWVGGRVRERFGIDLRHVKVTDTADVVSRVLAEKAAGKDRGGSVDLVWINGENFAAMKENGLLYGPFVDRLPNAALIDTVGKPTTTVDFTIPTEGLEAPWGMAQFVFVHESEEVADPPRSAAALLDWTERNPGRFTYPSPPDFIGSTFLKQMLVEVTPDPARLQRPADDGDFDRVTEPLWSFLDRLHPNLARGGRTFPATGPALKQMLADGEVAMALSFHPGEASRDIAGGLLPPSVRTFVLERGTIGNTHFVAIPYNANAPEAAMVVADFLLSPEAQIRKQDPAVWGDFTVLDPDRLDPEDRRRFDALPRGVATLSDGELGTPQLEPHPSWMVRIERQWTKRYGS, from the coding sequence GTGCCATCGCCGCTTCGCCTCCCCCCGCTCGCCGCCGCCGTCCTGGCGGCGGGGCTTCTTCTGGGTGCCGTGCCGGCAGCCGCCCAGGCGCCGACGTCCCCGACATCCGGCTGGGACGCGACCCTGGCGGCCGCGCGCGGCAAGACCGTGTTCTGGAACGCCTGGGCGGGCGATCCCCGGATCAACGACTATATCGGCTGGGTCGGCGGCCGGGTGCGCGAACGCTTCGGCATCGACCTGCGCCACGTCAAGGTGACCGACACCGCCGACGTCGTGTCCCGCGTGCTGGCCGAGAAGGCGGCCGGCAAGGACCGGGGCGGCTCGGTAGACCTGGTCTGGATCAACGGCGAGAACTTCGCGGCCATGAAGGAGAACGGGCTGCTGTACGGCCCCTTCGTGGACCGGCTGCCCAACGCCGCCCTGATCGACACGGTGGGCAAGCCGACCACCACCGTCGACTTCACGATCCCGACCGAGGGGCTGGAGGCGCCCTGGGGCATGGCCCAATTCGTCTTCGTCCATGAGTCCGAAGAGGTCGCCGATCCGCCGCGCAGCGCCGCCGCCCTGCTCGACTGGACGGAGCGGAACCCCGGCCGCTTCACCTATCCGAGCCCGCCGGACTTCATCGGCAGCACCTTCCTGAAGCAGATGCTGGTGGAGGTGACCCCCGACCCGGCGCGGCTCCAGCGGCCGGCCGACGACGGCGATTTCGACCGGGTGACCGAGCCGCTCTGGTCGTTCCTGGACCGGCTGCACCCCAACCTGGCGCGGGGCGGCCGGACCTTCCCGGCGACCGGCCCGGCGCTGAAGCAGATGCTGGCCGACGGCGAGGTCGCCATGGCCTTGAGCTTCCATCCCGGCGAGGCGTCCCGCGACATCGCCGGCGGCCTGCTGCCGCCCTCGGTCCGGACCTTCGTGCTGGAGCGCGGGACGATCGGCAACACCCATTTCGTGGCGATCCCCTACAACGCGAACGCGCCGGAGGCCGCCATGGTGGTCGCCGATTTCCTGCTGTCGCCGGAAGCCCAGATCCGCAAGCAGGATCCCGCCGTGTGGGGCGACTTCACGGTGCTGGACCCGGACCGGCTGGATCCGGAGGACCGCCGGCGATTCGACGCCCTGCCCCGGGGCGTGGCGACCCTGTCGGACGGGGAGCTGGGCACGCCGCAACTCGAACCGCACCCCTCGTGGATGGTGCGGATCGAGCGGCAATGGACGAAGCGGTACGGGAGCTGA